DNA sequence from the Candidatus Kaistella beijingensis genome:
CAATCCATTTTTGTTCTTCGAGGGCGTGTTGGTAAATTTTGTTTTGAACTGTTCCCGATTTTAATAATTCACAGTAACCTCCTGCTTCTTCGATTTCGAGGAACAATTTCCAAGATTTTTCGGCGAATTGTTGGGTGATATTTTCGATGTAATAACTTCCGTTTCCTGCGTCATCAAAAACATTGATGATACTTTCATAGGCCAAAACAATTTGTTGCTTGAAAGAAATTTCTTCGGAAAGCGCATCAGAATTTTGAATTTTGAAATCATTTGTAAAAACAGCATCTGCTCCACCAATCATCGCAGCTGAAAGTTCTAAAGTCGAACGAATCAAATTGTTTTCAGCATCGTTTTTTGACTTATTTCTTAAAGATGTTTCCGCAAAAATGTATGGAATTTCATCCAACCCAAATTCTTGTGAAAGTTGGTTGAACAATAATTTAAAAGCTCTTATTTTCGCAATTTCAAAGAAGTAATTTCCACCGACAGCAAATCTGAAAATCAGTTTTTTCAGAATTTCCGCACCGAAAACTTCGGTTAAATCCTTCGCTTTCGCCAAAGCAAATCCCAATTGTTGATCAATAGAAGCTCCCGAATTTTGGTGTAATGAAACATCGACGCAAATATTTCTCTCAAAGTTTTTGGCTAAAAGTTCTTTTCCGAGTTGCTCATTGATTTCGCCTTTGGAATCATCAGAAAAAATGTCGATTAATGAGAAATATCGGTTGTTTTCGTCAATTGAAATGTGTTCCGCCAAATCTTTGTTGTGCACGAAAATCACTTTCTCATCAAGGTCTTCCACATTTTCATCCAATAAAAACGCAAAAACATTTTCCTCCAAATCTTCATGATATTTTGCAACCAAATTGGTTGATTCCTCCACTTTCGGAAGATTTTTCAAAGGTTTAGAAACCGCATCGTAATAAGGCTTCACCTCGATTCCTTCCAAGTTTTCTTTGGAAAGGATAGAATAAATATCATCGGTTTTCAGTTGCTTTTGAACTAGATTTTCCCAATCGGAAAGCGAGACGTTTTTAAACATAACTTTTTTTGTTTCAAGTTTCAAGTTTGAAGAATTCACCAATGACAGCGATATGAATTCACCATTCACTTCCATAAGAAAATTCACAATTCACTTCTAAAACCACTTGGCTCTTGGTTCTTTTTACTTGGCTCTTTTCAAATTTGTAGAATCCACCACCAAAATAAAAATCTCTTCATTTGGTTTTTTCATGAAGTAATTTTCGCGGGCAAACTTCTCTTTTTCTGATTTGTTGTTCATCAGTTTTTTGTAGAATTCGTCGTTTTTTTGGTATTCAGATTTATAGTAAGCGAGCTGTTCTTCGTATTTGTTGATTTCGCCGTTCAATTCATTCACCACTAAAAACGAAGTGTTGTCGAAGAAAACCATCCACACCAAAAACAAAAAAATCGTCACAAAATATTTGTTCAAAACATATTTCTGAATGAACTTGAAAGTGGCCGATTTGGGTTTTATTTCCTTAATTAATTCCTTCATTTCAGTGCGATTTTTTCAGGGTATTATTAATGACGGTCGAAAGAAAATCAATAGCGACGGTGTTTTGCTTCATATTCGGAACAATCAAATCTGCCTCGTTTTTAGAAGGTTCGATGAATTCCTGATGCATCGGTTTCAAAGTGGTTTGGTAACGGTGCAGAACTTCCTGCAAATCTCGTCCCCTTTCTTGCGTATCTCGACGAATTCTACGAATCAGTCTTTCATCGGAATCGGCATGAACAAAGACTTTTAAGTCATATTCCTTCAAGAGTTCTTTGTTGGTTAGAACCAAAATTCCTTCCACAATCAAAACATTTTTCGGGTCCACTGAAACAAAATCTCCCGTTCTGGAATGCGTCACAAAAGAGTAAAGCGGCTGCTCAATCGTCTCATTATTTTTCAACATTTTCACATGCTTAATCAACAAGTCAAAATCGATGGATTTTGGATGGTCGTAATTCAGCTGCTCTCTTTCTGAGAGTGTAAGGTGTTGATTATCATGATAATAATTATCCTGTGAAAGAACATTCACTCCTTCCACATTCAGTTGCTGAAGAATTTTGTTGACCACCGTGGTTTTTCCTGAACCAGTTCCGCCTGCAATTCCGATGACGAGCATAAAATTTGTTTTTACAAATATAGGATTTTGTATGAATTTTCGGAATAAATAAAGGATGATTTTATTACGTTTAAAAATTTTTCACCGCAAAAGAATCAAAAGAAATTTTGGTGATAAAGAAAATTCAAAAGAAGGCAAACTTCTCCTTTTACTAACTTAAATCCAAAAAACCATTGATGGCGATCACTTTTGTCACTTTTGCGGTGGAAACTACCCTTTTCTCTCGATTCCAAAAACGTAATAAACCACCGCAAGAACTCTCGCAAAAAATTCCCGCGACTGATTTCGGTAATAACTCTGATTGCTCAAAACATCCTGTGCATCGAAACCGAGCGCATTCATGTCATTATTTCTCGCGTAAAAAAGCGCACGCAAATTGTGAAATCCCTGTGAAACAATAATCACGTTATTCTGTTTGTAAATATTTTTGCAGTTATTGATGCTTGCTTGGGTTTTAAAACCTTTCGGATCCTCTGTGATAATGTTTTCGGGAACACCTTCTTGGTAAACCAAATAATTTTTCATGGCAAAAGGTTCGTCGTAACCTTTGCTTTTCTCGCCGCTCACAATGATTTTCTTGATTTTTCCGTGGTGATAAAGCAGTGCGGTTGCATCCATTCTAGAAGTAAAATAGGGATTAGAAATTCCCGATTTCATTTTCGGCGAGGTTCCCAAAACGAGTGCGGTTTCACGTGGCGGGATTTTAGAAATTTTGGTAAAAGTTCTTCCGTTGGTTAATGCAAATACCCAAACATTTGCCAAAATCATCAGCAAAATCGCTATTTCCACCAAGGTGAAAAATGATTTTAATAAATCGAGTATTTTTTTCACTAATAAACTTTTATGGCCACGAATTCACGAATAATTTTTTTACTATTTAAAAAGAGTAAAGTTAATATTTAAAACATCTGCGCAGTCTGCAAAATCTGCGAGAGCAACATTAAACCAAATCGAAATTAACCTTTATTTTTTTACTTAAAACCACCGACATACACGCCAAAATTCTACCCGAAGCTTCTTCGTTTTCAGTTAAGTATTCGTTTTCCAATAATTCGACTTCGCCTTCTTCTAAAACACATTCACAACTCCCACAAATTCCTGATTTACAAGAATATGGAACAGGAAATCCTTGAATTAGAAGTTCCTGCAAAAGTCGTATTCTATTGTTTTTCAAAGTCGTTTTGTATTCATTTCCGAAAAGCTTAAAATCGACTTCAATATCTTCTATTAAAGGAAATTCTTTTTCCTGAGGATAAATATCTTCGTTGTATTCCTCGAAAAGTTCAAAATGAATGTTCTTTCTCGGAATTCCGTTGTTGTAGCAAGCGTTTGCAAGCGATTTTATCATCTCACCTTTTCCGAAAATCAACACTTCATCCACCGAATCCCAAAGTGTAGATTCTTCGTCGGTTTCGTCAATCATCATCAATTGATTAATAATTAAGACGACTTTTTTTTCATCCAGTCTTCCTTCCAAAAAGGCATTCCCTACTTTTTCTCTCGAATAAAAATAATGGATATCGAGTCGGTCTTTATGTTGTGAAATCAATTCATCTAATTCATTCTTAAAAGGAACACCGTCTCTCGTTTTGTTTCCGTAAAAAAGAAAAAGCCGCGTTCGCGGTTCGTTGTGCAGAATGTTTTTGAAATGACTGATCAAAGGCGTAATACCAATTCCACCCGCAAAACCAATGATGGTGCGGAATTCGTGAGGTTTTGAAACCAAGGTAAATCTTCCTTTCGGTTCGGAAACTTCTACAAAATCGCCGATTTGAAAGTCGTTGTACAAATCTTTTGTGGAACTTTCTTCGGTATTAATTTTAATTCCCAAAGCAATCTTTTCTTCGTAAGGAGCGGAAGTCATGGAAAAATCGTTGTAGTAAATTTCTCCTTTTGAAGGATATTTTAAAGTTACATACTGTCCCGCCTCAAATTGGAAATTGCTTTTCAAGTTTTCGGGGACTTCAAATTCCATTGAAAAAGTGTTTTTGGTCAGTTGTTCCTTTTTCGCTAATTTTAGCAGGTGAAAATTGCCCTGTTTTGCTTTGGGTAAAAGATTTTCCATAATAATTGAGATTCAAAAATAATAAAAATAAAATGAAATCGCCACTGGAAACTTTCCAATAAAATTTATTTTAAAAATTGGCGATTGCATGAGACAAATAAAAAAATTAGAAATTCTTATGAAAAAAATTGTTTTAGGTTTGATGTTTTTAATAACACTTTCCGCCTGTAAAAAAGATACGAAAGTGGCTGAAAATACAGACAATATCCAAACCGATTCCATAACCGTACCTGAATCCAACGAACCAACTGGAGCGGTAATTCCGTTTAAAGAAATTGAACTTTCTCCTGAACAGACTTCAAAAATCTTGGCAAAGCAGAGCAACGACACTTTATATGTCACCAATTTTTTCGCGACCTGGTGCGGTCCATGTATGCGTGAAATTCCGCATTTTAAAGAAAAAATGAATGAGTTAAAATCGCAACCTGTGAAATTTACTTTTGTAAGTTTGGATGAAAAAGCGGATTGGAGTACCAAAGTAAAAGCGTTTGCAGAAGAAAATAACCTTTCAAAAAACATCGTCCTTTTAGACGGAACAAAACTGACTCCTGAATTTTTTCCTGCGAATTTTAAACAATGGGACGGTGGTTCAATTCCGTTTACTTTTATGAGAAAAGGAGATAAAACTGACGAAACGGTGGGAATGATGAGCGCGGAAATGCTCAGCGAAAAGTTGAATTCTTTTAAATAAAAAGAACACAAATTCCACAGATTTTCTAACATTTGAAAATCTTCAAATTGATAAAAAACTTAAGAAAAATATATTCATCTGCGTAAATCTGTGAAGTCTGTAAGAAACTCCTTCAAAACCATTTGTTTATTTTTAATTATCGGAATAATAGCGTCGATTTTTGTGAATTTGAACATTGGTTTCCTAAAATTAAATTTCTCTGATTTTTTTTCTGAAACCCAAAACTCACAAATTGCAGAACTTCGTATTAATCGGGTTCTCGTGATGCTTTTGGCGGGAATTTCCATTCCAACTTCCGGGTTTTTACTGCAGGAATATTTTCAGAATCCTTTGGCGGGACCTTCAGTTTTGGGAATTACTTCAGTCGCAAGTTTGAGTGTAGCATTCTACATATTCTTTTCACAAAATTGGGTGCTTCCGGAGTTTTTGCAAAACAGTTTTTTAAGTATCTCCGCAATTGTGGGAAGTTTGCTTTTGATGTTGGTTTTATTGGCATTTTCAAATCGGTTTCAAGATAAAAGTTTTCTCATCATTTTCGGATTTTTGGTTTCGGCTTTGGCGGGAGCGATTGTTTCGATTCTGCAGTTTTACGCCGATAATCAAAGTCTGAAAAACTATATTTTGTGGAGTTTCGGCGCGAATAATTCAGTTTCGAGAAATCAGATTTATATTTTAACGATTATCATTTTGATGGGTTTATTTTTAAGTTTTAAAACCATCAAACCGTTGATTGGAAATGCTTTGGGAACAAGTTACGCACAAAGTTTAGGTGTGAATTTGAATACATTAAAAATCCTTATAATTGTCGCTTCTTCCCTGCTTTCTGCTTCTGTCACTGCGTTTTTGGGACCCATTTTATTTATCGGAATAGTAGTTCCGCATTTCTGTCGAATGATTTACAATCCGGCAAAACTTTGGCAGCAATGGATTTTGAATATGTTTTTAGGAATTTTAATCATGGAAGTTTTTTCTTCGGCTTCAGAAATGTCGCAGTTTCCTTTGAATGTGATTACCTCTTTGTTTGGAATCCCGGTGATTTTGTTGATGCTTTTGAAGAATAAAACCGCTTGATTTGTTTTACGCAAAGACGCAAAGATTTTTTTTATTAAAGGGCTTTTTTTAAGGCGCAAAGAAATTGATAAATCAATTTTAGTTTGGAAATTAGTAAAAGATATAAAATATTATGACAGAAAATGAGTTATCAAAAATCGTTTTCGAAGCAGGATTAAAAATTCATAAAAAACTTGGTCCTGGCTTATTTGAAAGCGTTTATGAAGAATGCTTGTTTTATGAACTCAACAAAATCGGCTTGAAAGTTGAAAAACAAAAAGTTCTTCCAATAATTTATGAAGAATTAAAAATTGATAACGCATTTCGACTTGATATGATTGTTGAAACAAAATTATTTTAGAAAGCAAAGCACAAGAATTTATCAATCCATCACACAAAGCACAATTATTAACCTATTTAAAAATGACGGATTGTAAATTGGGAATGCTAATAAATTTTAATGAAGAAACTTTCAAAGCAGGTGTAACAAGAATAGTGAACGGTTTGTAAAACCAAAACCAAAATTGACGAAGTCAATTCCTTGCGCCTTAAATATAAAGAATTTAACAAATTTTCTTTGCGTCTTTGCATAAAACCAAAAATGTTTCTACAACTAAAAAAAACAGACATCGGCTATAAAACTCCTTTAATCAAAGGCGTTGAAACCTCTTTGAAATTAGGTGAGGTTTGTCTTTTAATCGGAAACAACGGTGTTGGTAAAACCACTTTAATCAAAAGCATTCTCAACCAAATTCCTGTTTTGGATGGGGAAATTTTTCTAAACAAAAAAAACATTAAAATCCTTTCTTCCAAAGAAATTGCGGAACAAGTCGCCATCGTTTTTTCAAAATCTCAGGTCCCCGCAAATTACACTCTAAAGGATTTAATTTCTCTAGGAAAATACATTCATTACCCCTATTATTTTGAGTTAAATGATTCCGACAGACAAGAAGTTGATGAAATTATCGAAAGTTTAAATTTAAACCAATACAAAGATTTTCAATTACAAAAACTTTCGGATGGAAATCTTCAAAAAGCATTTATTGGTCGCGCTTTGGCTCAAAATTCTCCTTTCATTATACTGGACGAACCCACCACACATTTGGATGAAGAAAACAAAATCATCATTTTGAAATTGTTAAGAAATTTAGCGAAAAAACAAAATAAACTTATACTATTTTCTTCTCACGATTGGCGATTGGCAAAGGAATTTTCAGATAAAATCTGGTTGGTGAATGATGGAAAATTGGATGCAGGAATTACCGAAGAAATACTTTTAAAACATCATGAAATTTTAAGTCCACGCCTCTTTCAGGTCAACGAAAATTTTATTCCACCCCAAATTGTAGGTCCCGATTTGGAGAAGGAAATGCTCTATTCTTTCCTTCAAAAAAACTTCAAAAAAAACCTTTCACATCTTAAAGTTGAGTTTAAGGATGTATTTTGGGAAGTTTCAAATGATTATTTTCAAGAAAAATGCGCTTCCTTTGAAGAAATTGCACATTTAATTGAAAACCACCATTAATTCTACATTTCTGCAAAGTGTTTAATTTATTATGCATGCATAACATTATGCAATTCATATAAATTAATATTCTGAAAATCAATTATTTAAAAGATCAATTGAAATTACTATGCATGCATAGTAATTTATTGTTATATTTGTCTAAACCACATTAGTTAAGATTATGGAAAAGAAAAATCCTGAAAAAGTTGAAAATGTTGACCTGATTCTCAAGTCGACATGGTTGGCTGTCTCGAAGATGTATTCCGAAATGGCTCAAGACCACGACGCGACTGCTGTTCAAGCACTTACGCTTTTGAAAATCGACCCGAAAGAAGGAACACGGAGTACCAATCTCGGTCCAAAAATGGCGATCGAACCGACTTCATTGACAAGAATTATCAAGCTGCTCGAAGACAACGGATATATCTACAAAGAAAAAACCACGAATGATAAACGTGAAGTCATCATTAAACTGACCGATAAAGGTCTGAATTCAAGGAATTTATCGAAAGAAGTCGTGGTTAATTTTAATAAAAAGGTAATGGAAAAAATAGCACCCGAAAAACTCGAAGTTTTCAAGGATGTAATGAACGATATTTTAAAAATTGCCAACGATTTAAATCAAAAAAAATAGACAAAATGCGAGTTTCGGGTTAAGAGTTCATACTTTAAACCTCAAATTCTAAACTTTAAACAACTCATTTTTAAATATGAAAAGACGCATTAAACACGTTACCGTTCTCGGTTCGGGAATTATGGGAAGCGGAATTGCGGCGCACTTTGCAAACATCGGCGTTGAAGTTCTCCTTCTTGATATCGTTCCTTTCGAACTCACGGAAGCGGAACAGAAAAAAGGTCTTACCAAAGACGACAAAGCCGTGCGAAACCGCATCGCCACAGAAAATTTTGAAAAACTGAAAAAAGCAAGTCCTGCCCTTCTTTATACGCCACAGTTTGCGGAAAGAATTACCGTAGGAAACTTCGATGACGATTTACCGAAAATCAAAAACACCGATTGGATTATTGAGGTGGTGGTTGAGAGATTGGACATCAAAAAAGCAGTTTACGAAAAAATTGAGCAGTTCAGAAAACCGGGAACTTTGGTTTCTTCCAACACTTCCGGAATTCCAATTAATATGCTTGTAGAAGGCAGAAGCGACGATTTCAAAAAATATTTCGCAGGAACGCACTTCTTCAATCCGGTAAGATATTTACCACTTTTGGAAATCATTCCAACCAATGACACCGATCCTGAAATAGTGAAATTTTATATGGAATACGGTGCAAAATTCCTTGGAAAAACCACCGTTTTAGCGAAAGATACACCTGCATTTATCGCCAACAGAATTGGGGTTTTCTCCATGATGAATTTACTTCACGAAGTTCAAGGATTGGGTTTAACCGTGACTGATATTGATAAATTAACAGGTCCTGTAATTGGTCGTCCAAAATCTGCGACGTTCAGAACCGCGGATGTTGTTGGTTTGGACACTTTGGTTCACGTTGCAAACGGGGTTCGTCAAAGCGGTGCAGAAGCCAATGATTTCAATGATGTTTTTGCACTTCCAGATTACATTCAGAAAATGATGGAGAACAAATGGTTGGGTTCTAAAACCGAACAAGGTTTCTTCAAAAAAGTAAAAAATGCTGAAGGAAAATCTGAAATTCAAGGTTTGAATTTGGATACAATGGAATATGAACTTCAAGGTAAATCCAACTTCCCTACGCTTGAACTCACGAAAAATATTGATAAACCGATTGACAGATTTAAAGTTTTAATCGGTGGAAAAGATAAAGCAGGCGAATTGTATAGAAAATCTTTAGGCGCATTGTTCGCTTACGTTTCTCACAAAGTTCCTGAAATTTCCGATGAAATCTACAAAATTGATGATGCAATGCGTGCCGGTTTCGGTTGGGAAAACGGTCCGTTTGAAGTTTGGGATGCAGTTGGCGTGGAAAAAGGAATTGACTTGGCGAAAGATGCAGGTTACGAAGTTTCGGATTGGGTAAAAGAAATGGCTCAAAAAGGCGAAACTTTCTATAAAGTAAACGACGAAGGACAAAGCATTTTCTTTGATAAAAATTCAGGAAATTACAGCAATATTCCAGGACAAGATGCATTTATCATTCTAGATAATATTAGAAAAAATAAAACACTTTGGAGCAACTCCGAAAGTGCCATTCAAGATTTGGGCGACGGAATTATCAATTTTGAAATCCGTTCCAAAATGAACTCACTTGGAGGCGGCGTTTTGGACGGTTTAAACCGTGCAATCGACCTTGCTGAAAAGGAATACGACGGTTTGGTTGTCGGAAATCAAGGCGCGAATTTCTCTGTTGGAGCTAATTTAGCGATGATTTTAATGATGGCAATTGACCAGGATTGGGACGATTTGAATATGGCAATCGCCTACTTCCAAAAATCAATGATGAGGGTTCGTTACTCCTCAATTCCTGTGGTTGTTGCGCCGTTCGGAATGACTTTAGGCGGTGGTTGCGAAATGACGATGCACGCCGACAAAGTTGTGGCAGCCGCAGAAACTTATATCGGATTGGTGGAAACCGGTGTTGGTGTCATTCCGGGAGGTGGTGGAACGAAAGAATTCGCGTTGAGAACTTCCAAAAAATTCCAACCGGACGATGTGAAAAATAACAGAATGCGCGACGCATTTATGAACATCGCGATGGGAAAAGTAGCAACTTCTGCTTATGAAGCTTACGATATGGGAATTTTGGAAAAGCATAAAGACATCGTTGTTGTAAACAAAAACCGTCAGATTGCCGAAGCCAAAAAAGTAGCAAAACTAATGGCAGAACAAGGTTACACGCAACCAATTCAACAAACTGTAAAAGTTTTAGGAAAAGATGCGCTTGGAATGTTCTACGTGGGAACCGACCAAATGTTGACCGGAAACTACATCTCCGAACACGATAAAAAAATTGCAGACAAATTAGCGTATGTAATGGTTGGCGGAAATCTTTCAGAACCGACAGTGGTGAACGAACAGTATTTATTGAATTTGGAAAGAGAAGCATTCTTGCAACTTTGCGGCGAGAGAAAGACTTTAGAGAGAATTCAATATATGCTTCAAAACGGTAAACCGCTTCGTAATTAAGAACAAGATACAAGGCAAAAGATACAAGTTTTGAGGAGCCACAAAGTGGCGAAATCATTAGCAAAGGGTGAAGCCCTTTGAAAAATCAAAAAAGCCAATGTTAAAAAGCCACGAAGTGGCGATATTAAAATTATTAAAATATAACAAATGTCAAAACAAGCATACATAATAAAAGGATATAGAACAGCGGTGGGAAAAGCACCGAAAGGTTCTCTTCGCTTTACGCGTCCCGATGTAATGGCGGCGACAGTCATTGAAAAATTGATGGCTGCAGTTCCGCAACTCGACAAAGACAGAATTGACGACCTTATCGTAGGAAACGCAATGCCTGAAGCAGAACAAGGTTTGAACGTGGCACGTTTAATTTCTTTAATGGGATTAAACACCGACAAAGTTCCGGGAGTTACCGTAAACAGATATTGTGCATCCGGTTCGGAAGCGATTGCAATTGCCTCTGCAAAAATTCAGGCAGGAATGGCGGATTGCATTATTGCAGGTGGAACAGAATCAATGAGTTACATTCCTATGGGCGGTTACAAACCGGTTCCCGAACCAGATACTGCAAAATCCAACCCTGATTATTATTGGGGAATGGGTTACACCGCGGAGGAAGTGGCAAAACAATACAACATTTCCCGTGAGGAACAGGATGAATTTGCTTTTAATTCTCATATGAAAGCGCTGAAAGCGTTAGAAGAAGGAAAATTCGCCAATCAAATTGTTCCAATTCCTGTGGAATACAATTTCTTGGATGAAAACCAAAAAATGCAAACCAAAAAATTTGATTTTTCTGTAGATGAAGGTCCGAGAAAAGAGACTTCTTTGGAAGGTTTGGCAAAACTTCGTCCGGTTTTCGCAAACGGAGGTTCGGTTACGGCAGGAAATTCATCGCAAATGAGTGATGGTGCTGCTTTCGTTATCGTGATGAGCGAAGATATGGTGAAAGAATTAGGTTTGGAACCCGAAGCAAGATTGGTGGCTTATGCAGCCGCAGGTTTAGAACCGAGAATTATGGGAATGGGACCAATTTACGCCATTCCAAAAGCATTAAAACAGGCTGGTTTAGAACTGAAAGATATTGATTTAATTGAACTGAATGAGGCATTTGCTTCTCAATCCGTTGCGATTAAAAAAGAATTGAATTTAAATCCTGAAATTTTAAATGTAAACGGAGGCGCAATCGCACTTGGACATCCACTTGGTTGTACAGGAACGAAATTGACCGTTCAATTATTAGATGAAATGCGAAAACGCGGAAACAAATACGGAATGGTTTCTATGTGCGTTGGAACGGGACAAGGAGCGGCGAGTATTTTCGAGTTGCTATAATTTAAAAACCACAAAGGCAAAAAGTTTTGATTTTTCAAGTGGATAAAACTTGTGCGTTTAGGAGAAAACAAAAGTTTGAAAATCAAAGATTTTCACTTCTTCCAAAGAACAATGTTTGTGTAGAAAATTGAATTTGCGTGTTAACGGTTGCGCTCCATAGGAGCGCTATCTAAAAAAGCGAAATGATTTTTTACCGAATTTGTGGAGCCGCGAAGCGGCGAAATCAATAGCAAAGGGTGAAGCCCTTTGTGAAATCATCAGCAAAGCGTGAAGCCCTTTGAAATTTGAAATGTGAAAACAAAAATTGCAAAAAGCCCTGAAAGGGCGACATAAAATAGAGCGCAACTTTGCGTGAGGGATAGAAACGGTTACCCCGCAATCCCGAATATTCGGGATGAGGAGTAAAAGTGGATAGCCCGACCTGAATGAGGAAATGGATCCCGATGAAATCGGGAGTAATGACCGAGTGAAGGACACGCCCAAATTAAATAAATAAAAAAAAACAAAAACAATGAGCGATACATTAACAAACGTAAAAGGCGGCGAATTCTTAATTAAAGACATTGCTGCAAGCGAGATTTTTTCTCTTGAAGAATTGAACGAGGAGCAAAAAATGCTTCGCGATTCCATCAAAGAATTTATTGATAAAGAAGTGGTTCCAAATCGTGAGAGATTTGAGCACAAAGATTATGCATTGACCGAAGAAGTGATGCGCAAACTCGGAGAAATGGGCGTTCTTGGAATTGCCGTTCCTGAAGAATACGGCGGTCTTGGAATGGATTTCACCACCACAATGTTGGCTTGTGATATGGCTTCCGGAGCGAACGGTTCGGTTGCGACTGCTTATGGAGCGCACACCGGAATTGGAACATTGCCGATTTTGCTTTACGGAACTGAAGAACAAAAGAAAAAATACCTTCCGGATTTGGCTCAAGGAACGAAATTCGGTGCATATTGTTTGACGGAACCGGATGCAGGCTCTGACGCCAATTCTGGAAAAACGAAAGCAAGGCTTTCCGAAGACGGAAAACATTACATCATCAACGGACAGAAAATGTGGATTTCTAACGCAGGTTTTGCTGATACTTTCACGTTTTTTGCAAAAATTGATGATGATAAAAACATTACAGGTTTCGTCATTAACCGTTCGGA
Encoded proteins:
- a CDS encoding 3-hydroxyacyl-CoA dehydrogenase/enoyl-CoA hydratase family protein, giving the protein MKRRIKHVTVLGSGIMGSGIAAHFANIGVEVLLLDIVPFELTEAEQKKGLTKDDKAVRNRIATENFEKLKKASPALLYTPQFAERITVGNFDDDLPKIKNTDWIIEVVVERLDIKKAVYEKIEQFRKPGTLVSSNTSGIPINMLVEGRSDDFKKYFAGTHFFNPVRYLPLLEIIPTNDTDPEIVKFYMEYGAKFLGKTTVLAKDTPAFIANRIGVFSMMNLLHEVQGLGLTVTDIDKLTGPVIGRPKSATFRTADVVGLDTLVHVANGVRQSGAEANDFNDVFALPDYIQKMMENKWLGSKTEQGFFKKVKNAEGKSEIQGLNLDTMEYELQGKSNFPTLELTKNIDKPIDRFKVLIGGKDKAGELYRKSLGALFAYVSHKVPEISDEIYKIDDAMRAGFGWENGPFEVWDAVGVEKGIDLAKDAGYEVSDWVKEMAQKGETFYKVNDEGQSIFFDKNSGNYSNIPGQDAFIILDNIRKNKTLWSNSESAIQDLGDGIINFEIRSKMNSLGGGVLDGLNRAIDLAEKEYDGLVVGNQGANFSVGANLAMILMMAIDQDWDDLNMAIAYFQKSMMRVRYSSIPVVVAPFGMTLGGGCEMTMHADKVVAAAETYIGLVETGVGVIPGGGGTKEFALRTSKKFQPDDVKNNRMRDAFMNIAMGKVATSAYEAYDMGILEKHKDIVVVNKNRQIAEAKKVAKLMAEQGYTQPIQQTVKVLGKDALGMFYVGTDQMLTGNYISEHDKKIADKLAYVMVGGNLSEPTVVNEQYLLNLEREAFLQLCGERKTLERIQYMLQNGKPLRN
- a CDS encoding thiolase family protein; protein product: MSKQAYIIKGYRTAVGKAPKGSLRFTRPDVMAATVIEKLMAAVPQLDKDRIDDLIVGNAMPEAEQGLNVARLISLMGLNTDKVPGVTVNRYCASGSEAIAIASAKIQAGMADCIIAGGTESMSYIPMGGYKPVPEPDTAKSNPDYYWGMGYTAEEVAKQYNISREEQDEFAFNSHMKALKALEEGKFANQIVPIPVEYNFLDENQKMQTKKFDFSVDEGPRKETSLEGLAKLRPVFANGGSVTAGNSSQMSDGAAFVIVMSEDMVKELGLEPEARLVAYAAAGLEPRIMGMGPIYAIPKALKQAGLELKDIDLIELNEAFASQSVAIKKELNLNPEILNVNGGAIALGHPLGCTGTKLTVQLLDEMRKRGNKYGMVSMCVGTGQGAASIFELL